The proteins below are encoded in one region of Ferruginibacter lapsinanis:
- a CDS encoding D-alanyl-D-alanine carboxypeptidase, translating to MRALFPKTFFIFCFSFFVFLSSCSVSQKISATTDKILFQDSLISTGHIGISIYEPATNKYWYNYNAEKYFIPASNTKLFTLYAGMKYLGDSLVGLRITGNDTICNAIPSGDPTFLHPDFTKQPVLDFLKANYKSVCFFQYIIDSIWREEKYGKGWAWDDYNEDYMIEKNPMPVYGNAARFFLEDQVVNVLPSLFKNDLNLSKPIEGIKFTLKRKPLQNTFIPTATESNFKKQTIPFITNSLAGGIMLLNDTLCNYYFSKTKERCVGGHKKVNYFGGAYKFENSSDIKKYTVIHSQPSDSLFKPMMYNSDNFFAEQTLLMVSNEKLGYMSDGMIIDTLLNNDLKDIPQKPRWVDGSGLSRYNLFTPQSFVYVLNKMKNEFGLERLKRILPTGDEGSLKNYFTADSGYIYAKTGSMSNQSCLSGFLITKKNKLLIFSVLANNFQGKASIVRRSVEHFLQDIRNKN from the coding sequence ATGAGAGCATTGTTTCCAAAAACATTTTTCATTTTTTGTTTTTCATTTTTTGTTTTTCTCTCTTCTTGTTCTGTTTCACAAAAAATATCAGCAACTACAGACAAAATTTTGTTTCAGGATTCCTTGATCAGTACCGGGCATATTGGTATAAGTATTTACGAACCTGCTACAAACAAGTATTGGTATAATTATAATGCCGAAAAGTATTTTATACCGGCATCTAATACAAAACTGTTTACGCTGTATGCAGGGATGAAATATTTGGGAGATAGTTTGGTAGGCTTGAGAATTACTGGAAATGATACAATTTGCAATGCAATTCCTTCTGGTGATCCAACTTTTCTTCACCCGGATTTTACAAAACAACCCGTACTTGATTTTTTAAAAGCGAATTATAAATCAGTCTGTTTTTTTCAGTATATAATTGATTCGATTTGGAGAGAAGAAAAATATGGCAAAGGCTGGGCTTGGGATGATTATAATGAAGATTATATGATAGAAAAAAACCCTATGCCTGTTTATGGAAATGCGGCTAGATTTTTTTTAGAAGATCAGGTAGTAAATGTTTTGCCGTCACTTTTTAAAAATGACCTTAACCTTAGCAAACCAATTGAGGGAATAAAATTTACATTAAAGCGGAAACCATTACAAAATACTTTTATCCCGACTGCTACAGAATCAAATTTTAAAAAGCAAACAATTCCTTTTATTACAAATTCATTGGCTGGTGGAATAATGCTTTTAAATGATACTCTTTGCAATTATTATTTTTCAAAAACGAAAGAAAGATGTGTAGGTGGTCATAAAAAAGTAAATTATTTTGGTGGAGCTTATAAATTTGAAAACTCTTCAGACATAAAAAAATATACGGTAATTCATTCCCAACCTTCCGACTCTCTCTTCAAACCAATGATGTACAACAGCGATAATTTTTTTGCTGAACAAACTTTGTTAATGGTAAGCAATGAAAAACTTGGGTATATGAGCGATGGTATGATCATTGATACTTTATTGAATAATGATCTGAAAGATATTCCTCAGAAACCAAGATGGGTGGATGGTAGCGGATTAAGTCGATATAATTTATTTACCCCCCAATCATTTGTCTATGTTTTAAATAAGATGAAAAATGAATTTGGGTTGGAGCGTTTAAAAAGAATATTACCAACAGGCGACGAGGGGTCCCTAAAGAATTACTTTACTGCTGACAGTGGCTATATATATGCCAAAACCGGTTCTATGTCTAATCAGTCTTGCCTGAGTGGTTTTTTGATCACAAAAAAGAATAAGTTATTGATATTCTCAGTATTAGCTAATAATTTTCAAGGGAAGGCTTCAATTGTTCGTCGCTCTGTAGAACATTTTTTACAGGATATAAGAAACAAAAATTAA
- a CDS encoding DUF6814 family protein, protein MNQLKRIMGVLWMLLAPVIIYFLVMGAVHNIGAGNKDINKPIPWIIIIAIFTPIALGLMIFGYYSLKGEYDKLPESSEEI, encoded by the coding sequence ATGAATCAGCTTAAAAGAATAATGGGTGTATTGTGGATGCTGTTGGCTCCTGTGATCATTTATTTTTTAGTAATGGGCGCCGTTCATAATATTGGCGCCGGCAATAAGGATATTAATAAACCCATCCCATGGATAATTATCATCGCTATATTTACACCGATAGCTTTAGGACTAATGATATTTGGCTATTATTCACTAAAAGGAGAGTATGATAAGTTACCGGAGAGTTCTGAGGAAATATAA
- the mutL gene encoding DNA mismatch repair endonuclease MutL: MPDIIQLLPDNIANQIAAGEVIQRPASAVKELLENAVDAGATEIQLIVTDAGKSLIQVIDNGKGMSETDARMSFERHATSKIKNIDDLFHIKTMGFRGEALASIAAVSQVELKTKKADEPIGTYIEIDNSVVKKQEPVAMQTGSSIAMKNLFFNVPARRNFLKSNPSELRHIVDEFIRVAMAFPDIFFSLTSNGQEVFHLESGSLKQRIVQILGNNYNAKMVSVNEETDYMNVYGFVGKPETAKKTRGDQYFFVNNRFIKSAYLNHAVMGAFDEMIGKDSFPMYALFIDLDPSQVDINVHPTKQEIKFEDEKIIYAFVQSAVKHSLAQFSITPTLDFELDSNIQHLDAISKPFTEEKKSSVASSSLYNTFTKKNQAHFIENRSELKHWKEFYEPAAATGNEQQAVDNKTAATNFLPLTHQAQHTSDKLIQLHNTYIAVQTNSGYLLIHQQNAHERILYERFLNAVEGKPIATQRSLFPVTVELTPADAAVLNELLPDMLTLGYQLEPFGSNTFVIQGTPADIEQGSEKNAIEKMLEQYKHFSTDLKYSKREKLMRSLAWQQAIKAGTSLTEKEMSTLINDLFACSSPNITPTGKPTYTEFKKADLDKMFGR; this comes from the coding sequence TTGCCCGACATCATTCAATTATTACCGGATAACATTGCCAATCAGATAGCGGCTGGTGAAGTAATTCAGCGACCAGCCAGTGCTGTTAAAGAACTGTTAGAAAATGCCGTAGATGCAGGTGCTACTGAAATACAGCTGATTGTAACAGATGCAGGAAAATCACTTATACAGGTAATTGATAATGGTAAAGGCATGAGTGAAACTGATGCCAGAATGAGCTTCGAACGTCATGCTACTTCCAAGATAAAAAATATTGATGATCTCTTCCACATTAAAACAATGGGATTCAGAGGAGAAGCTTTGGCAAGTATTGCGGCCGTTTCGCAGGTAGAGTTAAAAACAAAGAAAGCAGATGAACCGATAGGCACCTATATAGAAATAGATAATAGTGTTGTAAAAAAACAGGAGCCGGTTGCAATGCAGACAGGTAGTAGCATCGCTATGAAAAATTTATTTTTCAACGTACCTGCCAGAAGAAATTTCTTAAAAAGTAATCCGTCAGAACTAAGACATATTGTTGATGAGTTTATCAGGGTTGCTATGGCTTTCCCGGATATTTTCTTTTCACTTACCTCTAACGGACAAGAAGTTTTTCATTTAGAGAGCGGTAGCCTTAAACAACGAATTGTACAGATACTGGGGAATAATTACAACGCCAAAATGGTAAGTGTAAATGAAGAAACCGATTACATGAATGTATATGGTTTTGTGGGCAAACCAGAAACAGCTAAGAAAACCAGGGGAGATCAATATTTTTTCGTGAACAATCGTTTTATTAAAAGTGCTTACCTGAACCATGCGGTGATGGGAGCTTTTGACGAAATGATCGGGAAAGACAGCTTTCCGATGTATGCATTATTTATCGATCTGGATCCATCACAAGTGGACATCAATGTTCATCCAACCAAACAGGAAATAAAATTCGAGGATGAGAAAATAATTTATGCTTTTGTTCAGAGTGCTGTAAAACATTCATTGGCACAATTCAGCATTACACCAACGCTGGATTTTGAACTGGATTCAAATATTCAACACCTGGATGCTATAAGTAAACCTTTTACAGAAGAAAAAAAATCATCCGTTGCTTCTTCCTCTTTATATAACACATTTACTAAAAAGAATCAGGCGCATTTTATTGAGAACAGAAGTGAATTAAAACATTGGAAAGAATTTTATGAACCAGCTGCAGCAACTGGCAATGAGCAACAGGCAGTGGATAATAAAACAGCGGCAACAAATTTTTTACCGCTTACGCACCAGGCTCAACACACTTCAGATAAATTAATTCAGTTACACAATACTTATATTGCAGTACAAACCAATAGCGGCTATTTGTTGATCCATCAGCAAAATGCGCATGAAAGAATTTTATATGAAAGATTTCTCAATGCTGTTGAAGGCAAACCTATTGCCACACAACGAAGCCTCTTTCCTGTAACTGTAGAATTAACACCTGCTGATGCCGCTGTTTTAAATGAGTTATTACCCGACATGCTAACATTGGGATATCAACTGGAACCATTTGGCAGCAATACATTTGTAATACAAGGTACACCGGCCGATATTGAACAGGGCAGCGAAAAAAATGCTATCGAAAAAATGTTGGAACAATACAAACATTTCAGTACAGATCTAAAATATAGTAAGAGAGAAAAACTGATGCGTTCACTGGCATGGCAACAGGCTATAAAAGCAGGCACATCTTTAACAGAAAAAGAGATGTCAACATTGATCAACGATCTTTTTGCCTGTTCTTCTCCTAATATTACCCCTACGGGTAAACCAACCTACACAGAGTTTAAAAAAGCGGATCTGGACAAAATGTTTGGGAGATAA
- a CDS encoding MFS transporter, whose translation MADTSTKGIGKVIFSSSLGTLIEWYDFYIFGMLAKTISVQFFPEGNETAALLSTLAIFAAGFLVRPFGALFFGRLGDLIGRKSTFLLTLVLMGGSTFLIGLVPSYKAIGIAAPLLVLLLRLIQGLALGGEYGGAATYVAEHAPANRRGYFTAWIQTTATLGLFVALGVIMVVKSNMSDAAFTAEWGGWRYPFWISILLVGVSIYIRLKMSESPLYAAIKKEGKLSVNPLKESFGHKGNFKMVLLALFGAVMGQGVIWYTGQFYAQSFLENTCKLEFMQSRSILLWAIALATPFFLFFGWLSDKIGRKWIMLTGMLLGVLFYRPIFDTFLKDTDIKKWTKTEYSFIKEEMKVSMHGEDSVLQISAQYQTPDQSKFTRVVTDTLYKNRDELQHIVNVNKNAVFINKEINSTTYYKFIFLVWIMVIFVTMVYGPIAAFLVELFPTKIRYTSMSLPYHIGNGVFGGLVPFLATLLSTTFVNDPLVGLWYPIGVAALCFVVGALYLNNKIDEDVND comes from the coding sequence ATGGCAGATACATCCACGAAAGGTATTGGTAAAGTCATTTTTTCTTCTTCCTTAGGTACATTGATAGAGTGGTATGACTTTTACATCTTTGGCATGTTGGCAAAAACAATTTCCGTTCAATTCTTTCCCGAAGGAAATGAAACAGCTGCATTACTGAGTACGTTGGCCATTTTTGCAGCCGGCTTTTTAGTTCGTCCTTTTGGAGCATTGTTTTTTGGAAGACTAGGTGATCTGATCGGAAGAAAATCTACTTTCTTATTAACGCTGGTGTTAATGGGTGGCTCAACATTCCTGATCGGTCTTGTTCCCAGTTATAAGGCAATTGGCATTGCCGCTCCTTTACTCGTTTTATTATTACGTTTGATACAAGGATTGGCATTGGGTGGAGAATATGGTGGCGCTGCAACCTATGTTGCAGAGCATGCTCCTGCTAACCGACGTGGATATTTTACAGCATGGATACAAACCACCGCCACACTTGGGCTCTTTGTTGCATTGGGAGTGATCATGGTAGTGAAATCAAATATGAGTGATGCTGCATTTACTGCCGAATGGGGCGGATGGCGCTATCCTTTCTGGATATCGATCTTATTGGTAGGCGTATCTATCTATATTCGTTTAAAGATGAGTGAATCGCCATTGTATGCTGCGATAAAAAAAGAAGGGAAATTATCTGTTAATCCGTTGAAAGAAAGTTTCGGACACAAGGGGAATTTTAAAATGGTGTTGTTGGCTTTGTTTGGGGCAGTAATGGGGCAAGGTGTTATCTGGTACACCGGACAATTTTATGCTCAATCTTTTTTAGAGAATACCTGTAAACTGGAATTCATGCAAAGTCGATCAATTCTGCTTTGGGCCATTGCATTGGCAACTCCTTTCTTTTTATTTTTTGGATGGCTGAGTGATAAGATCGGAAGAAAATGGATCATGCTGACAGGGATGTTGCTGGGAGTACTTTTTTACAGACCAATATTTGATACATTCTTGAAAGACACCGATATAAAAAAATGGACAAAAACAGAATATAGTTTTATTAAAGAAGAAATGAAAGTTTCTATGCATGGCGAAGATTCTGTTTTACAAATATCGGCTCAATATCAAACGCCTGATCAATCAAAATTTACTAGAGTAGTTACTGATACATTATATAAGAACAGGGATGAATTGCAGCATATCGTTAATGTAAATAAAAATGCAGTTTTTATTAATAAAGAAATAAACAGCACTACCTATTATAAATTTATCTTTCTCGTTTGGATAATGGTAATTTTTGTTACAATGGTGTACGGACCAATAGCTGCATTCCTTGTAGAATTATTTCCAACTAAGATCCGTTATACTTCTATGAGTTTACCATATCATATTGGTAACGGTGTATTTGGAGGACTGGTGCCATTTCTTGCGACTTTGCTCTCTACTACCTTTGTCAATGATCCATTAGTAGGATTATGGTATCCGATTGGTGTTGCTGCATTATGTTTTGTGGTAGGTGCTTTGTATTTGAACAATAAAATTGATGAGGACGTTAACGATTAA
- a CDS encoding glycoside hydrolase family 3 N-terminal domain-containing protein — protein MVLSTRSFSQNIAAQHWADSVFNTLSDEERIAQLMVLRLSTYDFKAKTAVFFDKEVAEAVQKYNIGGICLFQGNPVKQAEVINYLQSIAKTPIMTCIDAEWGVGMRLFDSVQALPHQMMLGAMQDANIVYQYGKLVGEQCKRLGINVNYAPVVDINNNPNNPVINDRSFGEDKYKVSLFGIEYMRGMQDVGVMACAKHFPGHGDVSVDSHLDLPVINKSLEQLDSLELYPFKQIFKAGVGSVMIAHLFIPAIDNTANRATSISKKNVTDLLRRDLEYNGLTFTDALEMQGVKKFFPDGEASVQSIIAGNDMLCLPGDVTLSIDKIKDAIKKKKLSWDDIYMHCKKVLVAKYMYGGGKFQPINTDNITQDLNAGIPEMKKLVAENAITLLAKSNEAFFPLNIDQKQNPDVAYVGIGLSSDNAFAKRMRNDYNAAVFYFNYKQDESRVLSTIEIIKKKYKKVIIGIHAYSRTPANNFGISTPVIDLVNQLQDQTNAVTIVFGNPYAIKNFCTAKNLIACYEDDSIVQNAAADLLQGKFEAKGKLSVSVCDQYKFGSGIMESKKILPEVNPDEVMLDIVKLNEIDSIGNAAVASGATPGCVILVAKNGKLAYQKAFGYYSNDKKEPLTTDAVYDVASVTKMCATTLAIMKLYDDGKIDLKKKLGDYLPWVKGSNKEGLTIENILLHQAGLVPFIPFYKETINANGIPYTKYFSTSKNDSFNIPVAKNLYLRKDWNDTMYKRILQSPLTTSGKYVYSDNDFIFLGKIVEAVSGKPLNEYVKEKFYAPLKLTTTGFNPVNFLPLNKIVPTEQEKEFRIQLIRGYVHDPGAAMFGGVAGHSGLFSSAYDLAIIMQMLLNGGTIGGKQYLRKATIDLFTGYHSEVSRRGYGFDKPEKDNDTREEPYPCLSASPLTFGHTGFTGTCAWADPKYNLVYIFLSNRVNPSADNKKLLNENVRPKIMEVIYKAMQ, from the coding sequence ATGGTTCTTTCTACAAGATCTTTTTCACAAAACATAGCTGCTCAGCATTGGGCAGACAGCGTTTTTAATACACTTTCTGATGAAGAACGTATTGCTCAACTGATGGTACTGCGACTATCCACCTATGATTTTAAAGCAAAAACGGCTGTTTTTTTCGATAAAGAAGTTGCCGAGGCAGTACAAAAATACAATATCGGAGGCATTTGTCTGTTTCAGGGAAATCCGGTAAAACAAGCAGAGGTGATCAATTATCTGCAGAGTATTGCTAAAACACCCATCATGACCTGTATTGATGCGGAGTGGGGCGTAGGCATGCGTTTGTTTGACAGCGTACAGGCATTGCCTCACCAGATGATGCTGGGAGCTATGCAGGATGCCAATATTGTGTATCAATATGGAAAACTGGTGGGAGAGCAATGTAAGCGTTTAGGCATTAACGTTAATTATGCTCCGGTGGTGGATATTAATAATAATCCTAATAACCCTGTTATTAACGACAGGAGTTTTGGTGAGGATAAATATAAAGTATCACTTTTCGGCATTGAGTACATGAGAGGGATGCAGGATGTTGGAGTGATGGCTTGTGCCAAACATTTCCCCGGCCATGGAGATGTATCAGTAGATTCCCATCTTGATCTGCCCGTCATCAATAAATCTTTAGAACAATTGGACTCTTTAGAGTTATACCCGTTCAAGCAAATTTTTAAAGCAGGCGTTGGGAGTGTGATGATAGCACATTTGTTTATTCCGGCGATTGATAATACAGCTAACAGAGCCACTTCAATCAGTAAAAAAAATGTAACCGATTTATTAAGAAGAGATCTGGAATATAACGGATTGACTTTTACCGATGCATTGGAAATGCAGGGGGTAAAAAAATTCTTCCCTGATGGAGAGGCATCTGTGCAATCAATCATTGCCGGTAATGATATGCTTTGTTTACCCGGGGATGTAACGCTAAGCATTGATAAAATAAAAGATGCCATTAAAAAGAAAAAATTGAGCTGGGATGACATTTATATGCATTGCAAAAAAGTTTTGGTAGCAAAGTATATGTATGGTGGTGGAAAGTTTCAACCAATCAATACTGATAATATCACCCAAGATCTGAATGCAGGTATTCCTGAAATGAAAAAGCTGGTAGCAGAAAATGCGATAACATTATTGGCTAAATCGAATGAGGCTTTCTTTCCGTTAAATATCGATCAAAAACAAAATCCGGACGTGGCTTATGTTGGCATAGGTTTGAGTAGTGATAATGCTTTCGCCAAACGTATGCGTAATGATTATAATGCTGCTGTTTTCTATTTTAATTATAAGCAGGATGAATCGAGGGTTTTATCAACTATAGAGATCATAAAGAAAAAGTATAAAAAGGTCATCATCGGGATACATGCCTATAGCCGAACACCGGCAAATAATTTCGGTATCAGTACACCGGTGATCGATCTGGTAAATCAATTACAGGATCAGACGAATGCAGTTACGATAGTTTTTGGCAATCCTTATGCTATCAAAAATTTTTGTACTGCGAAAAACCTGATTGCCTGTTATGAAGATGATAGTATTGTGCAAAATGCAGCAGCTGATCTGTTGCAGGGGAAATTTGAAGCAAAAGGAAAATTATCTGTAAGTGTTTGCGATCAGTATAAGTTTGGCAGTGGAATAATGGAGAGTAAAAAAATATTACCTGAGGTTAATCCTGATGAAGTAATGCTGGATATTGTAAAACTGAATGAGATCGATTCTATTGGTAATGCCGCAGTTGCAAGTGGAGCAACACCAGGGTGCGTTATACTGGTGGCAAAAAATGGCAAGCTGGCTTATCAGAAAGCATTTGGTTATTATAGTAATGATAAAAAGGAGCCGCTTACAACTGATGCAGTGTATGATGTGGCATCTGTAACCAAGATGTGTGCTACTACGTTGGCGATAATGAAATTGTATGATGATGGCAAGATCGATTTAAAGAAAAAATTAGGTGATTATTTGCCTTGGGTAAAAGGCAGCAACAAGGAAGGATTGACTATTGAGAATATTTTATTGCACCAGGCAGGATTAGTGCCGTTCATTCCTTTTTACAAAGAAACAATAAATGCTAACGGAATACCATATACTAAATATTTTTCTACCAGTAAAAATGACTCATTCAATATTCCTGTGGCAAAAAATCTGTATTTAAGAAAGGACTGGAATGACACGATGTATAAAAGAATATTACAAAGTCCGCTTACGACCTCAGGTAAGTATGTGTATAGTGATAATGATTTTATTTTTCTAGGCAAGATAGTAGAAGCTGTAAGTGGTAAACCGCTTAATGAATACGTAAAAGAAAAATTTTATGCTCCCCTGAAGTTGACGACCACCGGATTCAATCCTGTTAATTTTTTGCCACTGAATAAAATCGTACCTACTGAGCAGGAAAAAGAATTCCGAATCCAGTTAATACGAGGGTATGTGCATGACCCCGGCGCTGCGATGTTTGGTGGTGTGGCGGGTCATTCGGGATTATTCAGTAGTGCGTATGACTTGGCGATCATTATGCAAATGTTATTAAATGGCGGAACGATCGGAGGTAAACAATATTTACGTAAAGCCACTATTGATCTGTTTACGGGCTATCATAGTGAAGTAAGCCGAAGAGGATATGGCTTTGATAAACCTGAAAAAGACAATGATACCAGAGAAGAGCCGTATCCATGTTTATCTGCATCGCCACTAACGTTTGGGCATACAGGTTTTACAGGTACCTGTGCATGGGCAGATCCGAAATATAATTTGGTCTATATCTTTTTAAGTAACAGGGTCAACCCTTCGGCGGATAATAAAAAACTATTGAATGAAAATGTACGACCGAAAATAATGGAGGTTATTTATAAGGCGATGCAATAA
- a CDS encoding PKD domain-containing protein translates to MKRILPLILFCFSVFAFSAVAQTTVICNANFTWNSSGNTAKFIPDVIGDTPYVRHYWSFGDGHYSDAISPYNTYPAAGGTFTVTHYQIKRNPNGVELCRDSVTKEITFQQDCVVPQFTYAVDASNYLTIKFTNTSYSINANDSISWMFGDGTHSGDINATHTYTSAGVYKVCLLIKKRSTTSNTTSCVREVCTEITIVKPCDLKVDFNWQKDPAISNKVYFANATLPLNTSDSLYWSFGDGTYSKDWNPAHVYSQSGTYTVCLKVKRKKLFSTDPECSQTFCKTIEIVTPACTIVPDFTWVANATLNTRINFTNATAGLTSTDSVRWSFGDGTYSTEVNPAHTFSQAGNYTVCLRIIKRNSSAQLTGCIKDTCKTITVVSPCDFVPSFTWVTDSSNTLKIKFTNTTLAAGTGTNVLTTWIFGDTSAAVTGWNVTHEYSQPGKYYVCLRVQLSATCVKYKCDSITLANPPVPCDFVPGYTWKKDSLNNKKIYFTNTTVPPTTANISATWSFGDGSANVTSWSATHEYTQPGKYYVCVRIQSGSNCVKYKCDSITVTVPPPPCDFVPTYTWKKDSVNNKKIYFTNTTILPTITNINGLATWSFGDGSANVTSWNATHEYVQTGKYYVCLRIEYGSGCVKYKCDSITITVPPPPCDFVPTYSWVKDATNSKKINFTNTTVLPTTGVSAIWSFGDGSANATSWNAIHEYAQAGKYYVCLRVEYGIGCVKYKCDSVTVTVPPPPINCSQLSLFTYQPSSVNQLYYFIPANQSNDIQYTWTFGDGMGSHDVISSHQFAEYGTYQVCLTAYKNTNCASTTCKAIKITPPVNCDTVKLSYSYRRDQYMSNKIYFYAVSNVPVQQQTWTIFKPGSSNSITVNQNNPMYSFTDTGYYYVCLKAVTNGGCVKEYCSAIQIESISTRCELQAIPNPVTNQVNVTVQMDAPELIHAYIYNIQNVLVQQKDQQGLAGNNVVSINTETLVAGYYTIKLIYGNKVCFAKFQKL, encoded by the coding sequence ATGAAAAGAATATTACCACTTATCTTATTTTGTTTTAGTGTATTTGCTTTTTCTGCAGTAGCACAAACTACCGTTATCTGCAATGCAAATTTTACCTGGAATTCATCGGGAAATACGGCTAAGTTCATACCGGATGTAATTGGGGATACTCCCTATGTTCGGCATTACTGGTCTTTTGGCGATGGTCATTACAGTGATGCCATATCGCCGTATAATACTTATCCTGCCGCAGGCGGAACTTTTACGGTAACTCATTACCAGATCAAAAGAAATCCGAACGGGGTTGAACTTTGCAGAGACTCTGTAACTAAAGAGATCACCTTTCAGCAAGATTGTGTAGTACCGCAATTTACTTATGCTGTTGATGCATCTAATTATCTTACAATAAAATTTACGAATACTTCTTATTCAATTAATGCCAACGATTCAATTTCGTGGATGTTTGGTGATGGGACGCATTCGGGAGATATTAATGCGACTCATACCTATACTTCAGCAGGTGTTTATAAAGTTTGTTTGTTAATAAAAAAACGGAGTACAACATCTAATACCACATCATGTGTAAGGGAAGTATGTACTGAGATAACGATCGTTAAACCTTGCGATTTGAAGGTTGATTTCAATTGGCAGAAAGACCCTGCTATTTCCAATAAAGTTTATTTTGCTAATGCTACATTGCCGTTAAATACTTCGGATAGTCTTTATTGGAGTTTTGGTGATGGAACTTATTCTAAGGATTGGAACCCTGCTCATGTGTACAGTCAGTCAGGAACATATACTGTTTGTTTAAAAGTAAAAAGAAAAAAATTATTTTCAACCGACCCTGAATGCAGCCAGACATTCTGTAAAACAATAGAAATAGTAACTCCTGCATGCACGATAGTTCCCGATTTTACATGGGTTGCCAATGCAACATTGAACACAAGAATAAACTTTACGAATGCTACAGCGGGGTTGACCTCAACTGATTCTGTCAGATGGAGTTTTGGCGATGGTACATACTCTACTGAAGTAAATCCGGCACATACATTCAGTCAGGCGGGTAACTACACAGTTTGTTTGCGAATAATAAAACGTAACAGCAGTGCTCAACTAACAGGTTGCATTAAAGATACTTGTAAAACTATAACTGTTGTATCTCCTTGTGATTTTGTGCCATCTTTCACCTGGGTAACAGATAGTAGCAATACTTTAAAAATAAAATTTACAAACACAACACTTGCTGCCGGCACCGGAACCAATGTACTTACAACATGGATTTTTGGTGATACTTCCGCGGCTGTTACAGGATGGAATGTGACGCATGAATATAGTCAGCCGGGTAAATACTATGTGTGCCTTAGAGTTCAATTAAGTGCTACTTGTGTGAAATATAAATGCGATTCAATTACTTTAGCAAATCCTCCTGTACCATGTGATTTCGTGCCCGGATATACATGGAAAAAGGATTCTCTTAATAATAAAAAAATATATTTCACTAATACTACAGTGCCGCCAACAACAGCAAATATCAGTGCAACCTGGAGCTTTGGTGATGGCTCAGCGAATGTTACATCCTGGAGTGCAACGCATGAATATACTCAGCCCGGTAAATATTATGTATGTGTTAGAATTCAGTCAGGCAGTAACTGTGTAAAATATAAATGCGATTCGATCACAGTAACTGTTCCTCCGCCACCATGTGATTTTGTTCCCACATATACATGGAAAAAAGATTCGGTTAATAATAAAAAAATATACTTCACTAACACAACAATATTACCAACAATAACAAATATTAATGGTCTTGCAACCTGGAGTTTTGGTGATGGTTCTGCAAATGTTACATCCTGGAATGCAACACATGAATATGTGCAAACAGGTAAATATTATGTTTGTCTCAGAATTGAATATGGATCAGGATGTGTAAAATATAAATGCGATTCGATCACAATAACTGTTCCACCGCCACCATGTGATTTTGTTCCCACATATAGTTGGGTAAAAGATGCAACCAACAGCAAGAAAATAAATTTCACCAACACCACAGTATTACCAACAACAGGAGTTAGTGCGATCTGGAGTTTTGGCGATGGTTCTGCAAATGCTACATCCTGGAATGCAATACATGAATATGCACAAGCGGGTAAATATTATGTTTGTCTCAGAGTTGAATATGGAATAGGATGTGTAAAATATAAATGCGATTCAGTTACAGTAACGGTTCCGCCTCCTCCTATCAATTGCAGTCAGTTATCTTTGTTCACCTATCAACCATCTTCGGTTAATCAGCTGTATTATTTTATACCGGCTAATCAAAGTAATGATATTCAATATACCTGGACATTTGGCGACGGAATGGGAAGCCATGATGTTATCAGTAGTCATCAATTTGCTGAATATGGAACATATCAGGTTTGTTTGACAGCATACAAAAATACAAACTGTGCATCTACAACCTGTAAGGCAATAAAAATTACGCCACCGGTGAATTGTGATACCGTGAAACTTTCTTACAGTTATCGCAGAGATCAGTATATGTCTAATAAGATCTATTTCTATGCTGTAAGTAATGTACCTGTACAACAACAAACCTGGACGATCTTCAAACCAGGCAGCAGCAATAGTATAACAGTGAATCAAAATAATCCGATGTATAGTTTTACTGATACCGGTTATTATTATGTTTGCCTGAAAGCTGTAACCAATGGTGGATGTGTTAAAGAATATTGTAGTGCTATACAAATTGAAAGTATCTCAACCAGATGTGAGTTGCAGGCAATTCCAAATCCCGTAACCAACCAGGTAAATGTAACGGTTCAAATGGATGCCCCCGAATTGATACATGCATATATATACAACATTCAAAATGTTTTAGTACAGCAAAAAGATCAACAAGGGTTAGCTGGGAATAATGTGGTAAGTATCAACACAGAAACTTTAGTAGCGGGATATTATACAATTAAATTGATTTATGGAAATAAAGTGTGCTTCGCTAAATTCCAGAAATTATAA